In Janibacter alkaliphilus, the following proteins share a genomic window:
- the mtrB gene encoding MtrAB system histidine kinase MtrB, with protein sequence MSTATQAPERSRSDNPATRLAKRLVGLWRRSLQFRVVATTLVLGLATVSVISVSMYRSIADGLVDDRIEISQAEARQLTIEAQNLFDESDRNDNEDDLAENAGTVVRQSLAPPDGDTSRYVILTRSLDNETPLQLGTTITGSGVGLEDIPPALREAVSADPERQQTTTIDLERTLDEQPQAVIDDEAGETDRVPAVVVGSQVTISPAGPYDLYMIYPMDQEQSTLDVISRSFLLGSAFLILLVSAIAYVVTRTVVSPVRRAAEVATRLAGGDLNERMSARGHDDLAQLGRSFNEMADNLQTQIRQLEGLSRVQQRFVSDVSHELRTPLTTIRMAADVLDSSKDELDPVSARSAELLSTELDRFEALLADLLEISRYDAGAAVLEQDPTDLVPMIERVVTAAGSIAEAAGSEVRIHGPGPGEAVAEVDTRRVERILRNLVVNAVEHGEGRPVDVWVAANEDAVAVVVEDHGVGLRPGEGSLVFNRFWRADPARTRTTGGTGLGLAISLEDARLHHGWLQAWGEPGNGSRFRLTLPRRGGGSIGEAPLPLTPREGDLAEAVP encoded by the coding sequence ATGTCGACCGCGACGCAGGCACCGGAGCGGTCGCGGTCGGACAACCCGGCCACGCGGCTGGCCAAGCGGCTCGTCGGCCTCTGGCGGCGCAGCCTGCAGTTCCGGGTGGTCGCCACCACGCTCGTCCTCGGGCTCGCCACGGTGTCGGTGATCAGCGTCTCGATGTACCGCAGCATCGCCGACGGCCTGGTCGACGACCGCATCGAGATCTCCCAGGCGGAGGCGCGCCAGCTGACCATCGAGGCGCAGAACCTCTTCGACGAGAGCGACCGCAACGACAACGAGGACGACCTCGCCGAGAACGCCGGGACCGTGGTCCGGCAGAGCCTGGCGCCACCGGACGGGGACACCAGCCGGTACGTCATCCTCACCCGCAGCCTGGACAACGAGACCCCGCTGCAGCTGGGCACGACGATCACCGGCTCCGGGGTGGGCCTGGAGGACATCCCGCCGGCGCTGCGCGAGGCGGTCAGCGCCGACCCGGAGCGGCAGCAGACCACGACCATCGACCTCGAGCGCACCCTCGACGAGCAGCCGCAGGCGGTCATCGACGACGAGGCCGGGGAGACCGACCGGGTGCCCGCGGTGGTCGTCGGCTCCCAGGTGACGATCTCGCCGGCCGGGCCCTACGACCTCTACATGATCTACCCGATGGACCAGGAGCAGAGCACCCTGGACGTCATCTCCCGGTCCTTCCTGCTCGGCTCCGCCTTCCTCATCCTGCTCGTCTCGGCCATCGCCTACGTGGTCACCCGCACGGTGGTCTCCCCGGTGCGCCGGGCGGCGGAGGTGGCCACCCGGCTGGCCGGCGGCGACCTCAACGAGCGGATGTCCGCCCGGGGCCACGACGACCTCGCCCAGCTCGGTCGCTCCTTCAACGAGATGGCCGACAACCTGCAGACCCAGATCCGCCAGCTCGAGGGCCTCTCCCGGGTGCAGCAGCGCTTCGTCTCGGACGTCTCCCACGAGCTGCGCACCCCGCTGACCACGATCCGGATGGCGGCCGACGTGCTCGACTCCTCCAAGGACGAGCTGGACCCGGTCTCGGCCCGCTCGGCCGAGCTGCTGAGCACCGAGCTGGACCGCTTCGAGGCGCTGCTGGCCGACCTCCTCGAGATCAGCCGCTACGACGCCGGCGCCGCGGTCCTGGAGCAGGACCCCACCGACCTGGTGCCGATGATCGAGCGGGTCGTCACCGCGGCCGGGTCGATCGCCGAGGCGGCCGGCAGCGAGGTCCGGATCCACGGCCCCGGACCGGGGGAGGCGGTCGCCGAGGTGGACACCCGGCGGGTGGAGCGGATCCTGCGCAACCTCGTGGTTAACGCGGTCGAGCACGGCGAAGGGCGGCCGGTGGACGTCTGGGTGGCCGCGAACGAGGACGCCGTGGCGGTCGTCGTCGAGGACCACGGGGTGGGGCTGCGACCGGGCGAGGGCTCGCTCGTCTTCAACCGCTTCTGGCGGGCGGACCCCGCCCGCACCCGGACCACCGGCGGCACCGGTCTGGGCCTGGCCATCTCGCTGGAGGACGCCCGGCTGCACCACGGCTGGCTGCAGGCGTGGGGCGAGCCCGGCAACGGCTCCCGCTTCCGGCTCACCCTCCCGCGCCGCGGGGGCGGCTCGATCGGCGAGGCGCCGCTGCCGCTGACCCCGCGCGAGGGGGACCTCGCCGAGGCCGTGCCGTGA
- a CDS encoding GerMN domain-containing protein yields the protein MTGPDRPGGAAGWRLTRRGVLGLGALGGLAGCGLEADQTIRPGLDIDAEPRVVRYLPPGPQAGDGPMETIRGFMRAGKATGPELRVPREFLTDEAADAWLPDSQTVVYSGTPAISELGDGRYRVTLRVSARIDSDARYTVGAPYDSATFDFGLTRIEGSWRIGELQQGFGRVVPSYEVSRMYRAYPVHYPAVVWNRLVADLRWIPVDQQATRLTRAQLGGVPEYLTGAVRSDDGAELIVDSVPVTDGVAGVDLKPESLSADATDRRQLVAQLVATLMQLPDVSEVNVTVGGASIELSGVQAPLTTAEQLDYVDPRPSERPVMVRVGDHLVGVDDDRLTSLDRKRLAGRDSDFAEVPTRWRHLALSTDAAEVAAVSAQGTELSRWRDDGSIVPVPSFARDLVRPGYDVHGVLWLAGHGLGTEEGNHIWSVNSAADVTDEQASAPQALPSGWLEDRLVQAAAVSPEGSRLALVSAPDGGASVLEVVGVERSANRLPTGLSQRPLRVAALLVEIRDVVWVGETTLAVIGRDHTQRTVMPYLVDVGGELREMTPRGGAVEVTTIGGERDIVLGNARGTCWIRTGSSWRELTAIDDVVVGGS from the coding sequence GTGACCGGGCCGGATCGCCCGGGAGGCGCCGCCGGGTGGCGGCTGACCCGCCGCGGCGTGCTCGGGCTCGGCGCGCTCGGCGGGCTGGCCGGCTGCGGCCTGGAGGCGGACCAGACGATCCGTCCCGGGCTGGACATCGACGCCGAGCCGCGGGTGGTGCGCTACCTGCCGCCGGGGCCGCAGGCCGGCGACGGGCCGATGGAGACCATCCGCGGCTTCATGCGCGCCGGCAAGGCCACCGGGCCCGAGCTGCGGGTGCCGCGCGAGTTCCTCACCGACGAGGCGGCCGACGCCTGGCTGCCGGACTCCCAGACCGTCGTCTACTCCGGCACCCCGGCCATCTCCGAGCTCGGCGACGGTCGCTACCGGGTGACCCTGCGGGTGTCCGCCCGGATCGACAGCGACGCGCGCTACACGGTCGGCGCGCCCTACGACAGCGCCACCTTCGACTTCGGGCTGACCCGGATCGAGGGAAGCTGGCGCATCGGCGAGCTGCAGCAGGGCTTCGGACGGGTCGTCCCCAGCTACGAGGTGAGCCGGATGTACCGGGCCTACCCGGTGCACTACCCGGCCGTGGTGTGGAACCGGCTGGTGGCCGACCTGCGCTGGATCCCGGTCGACCAGCAGGCCACCCGGCTCACCCGCGCCCAGCTCGGCGGGGTGCCGGAGTACCTCACCGGGGCGGTGCGCAGCGACGACGGGGCCGAGCTCATCGTCGACTCGGTCCCGGTCACCGACGGCGTGGCCGGGGTGGACCTCAAGCCGGAGTCGCTCTCCGCCGACGCCACCGACCGCCGTCAGCTCGTCGCCCAGCTGGTGGCCACCCTCATGCAGCTGCCGGACGTCAGCGAGGTCAACGTCACGGTCGGCGGGGCCAGCATCGAGCTCAGCGGGGTGCAGGCGCCGCTGACCACCGCCGAGCAGCTCGACTACGTCGACCCGCGCCCCAGCGAGCGGCCGGTGATGGTCCGGGTCGGCGACCACCTCGTCGGGGTGGACGACGACCGGCTCACCTCCCTGGACCGCAAGCGGCTGGCCGGTCGCGACTCCGACTTCGCCGAGGTGCCCACCCGGTGGCGGCACCTGGCCCTGTCCACCGACGCGGCCGAGGTCGCCGCGGTCAGCGCCCAGGGCACCGAGCTCTCCCGCTGGCGCGACGACGGGTCCATCGTGCCGGTGCCCTCCTTCGCCCGGGATCTGGTCCGCCCCGGCTACGACGTGCACGGGGTGCTCTGGCTGGCCGGGCACGGCCTGGGCACCGAGGAGGGCAACCACATCTGGTCGGTGAACTCCGCCGCCGACGTCACCGACGAGCAGGCCTCGGCGCCGCAGGCGCTGCCCAGCGGCTGGCTGGAGGACCGGCTCGTGCAGGCCGCGGCGGTCTCGCCGGAGGGCAGCCGGCTGGCGCTGGTGTCCGCCCCGGACGGCGGGGCCAGCGTGCTCGAGGTCGTCGGCGTCGAGCGCAGCGCCAACCGGCTGCCGACCGGGCTCTCCCAGCGGCCGCTGCGGGTGGCGGCGCTGCTGGTCGAGATCCGGGACGTGGTCTGGGTCGGCGAGACCACGCTGGCGGTGATCGGCCGCGACCACACCCAGCGCACCGTGATGCCCTACCTCGTCGACGTCGGTGGCGAGCTGCGCGAGATGACGCCGAGGGGCGGCGCCGTGGAGGTGACCACCATCGGCGGCGAGCGGGACATCGTGCTCGGCAACGCCCGGGGCACCTGCTGGATCCGCACCGGGTCGAGCTGGCGCGAGCTGACCGCCATCGACGACGTCGTCGTCGGGGGCTCCTGA
- a CDS encoding phosphomannomutase/phosphoglucomutase yields the protein MTTLSDFIKAYDVRGLVPDQLNIDVSWALGAAFAEVVAHDHGSVVVGHDMRPSSPELVEAFARGAAARGCDAVLIGLASTDGLYYASGALDLPGAMFTASHNPARYNGIKLCRAGARPVGQDSGLFDIRDRAQQLLDDGVSGFDGVTAGSVTHRDLLADYAAFLRERVDLSASRPLRVTVDAGNGMAGLTAPAVLGTDAGLPELPLTLDPMFFELDGTFPNHEANPLDPRNLVDLQARVRTHGADIGLAFDGDADRCFVVDEKGDPVSPSAITAMIADREIAREVAAGATADQVAVVHNAITSAAVPEIIREKGARPVITRVGHSFVKAVMSEHDAVFGGEHSAHYYFRDFWFADTGMLAAMHVLAALGESDAPLSEVMAPYSRYPASGEINSEVADAAAVAAAVRSAHEGDEGVRIEEVDGLTVRHDGGADSAMWWFNLRPSNTEPLLRLNVEAGDDETMARVRDDVLALIRKA from the coding sequence GTGACCACGCTCTCCGACTTCATCAAGGCCTACGACGTCCGGGGCCTCGTGCCCGACCAGCTGAACATCGACGTCTCCTGGGCCCTGGGCGCGGCCTTCGCCGAGGTCGTCGCGCACGACCACGGGTCGGTGGTCGTCGGCCACGACATGCGTCCCAGCTCGCCGGAGCTCGTCGAGGCCTTCGCCCGCGGGGCAGCCGCCCGTGGCTGCGACGCGGTGCTCATCGGCCTGGCGAGCACCGACGGCCTCTACTACGCCTCCGGGGCGCTGGACCTGCCGGGCGCGATGTTCACCGCCAGCCACAACCCGGCCCGCTACAACGGCATCAAGCTGTGCCGCGCCGGAGCCCGACCCGTCGGCCAGGACTCCGGCCTCTTCGACATCCGGGACCGGGCGCAGCAGCTGCTCGACGACGGCGTCAGCGGCTTCGACGGGGTCACCGCCGGCAGCGTGACCCACCGCGACCTGCTGGCCGACTATGCCGCCTTCCTGCGCGAGCGGGTCGACCTCTCCGCCAGCCGCCCGCTGCGGGTCACCGTCGACGCCGGTAACGGGATGGCCGGCCTGACCGCCCCGGCCGTGCTCGGCACCGACGCCGGGCTGCCGGAGCTGCCGCTGACCCTCGACCCGATGTTCTTCGAGCTGGACGGCACCTTCCCCAACCACGAGGCCAACCCGCTGGACCCGCGCAACCTCGTCGACCTGCAGGCCCGGGTGCGCACCCACGGCGCGGACATCGGCCTGGCCTTCGACGGCGACGCGGACCGCTGCTTCGTCGTCGACGAGAAGGGCGACCCGGTCAGCCCCAGCGCGATCACCGCGATGATCGCCGACCGCGAGATCGCCCGCGAGGTCGCGGCCGGCGCCACCGCCGACCAGGTCGCGGTGGTGCACAACGCGATCACCTCCGCCGCCGTGCCCGAGATCATCCGGGAGAAGGGGGCACGGCCGGTGATCACCCGGGTCGGGCACTCCTTCGTCAAGGCGGTGATGAGCGAGCACGACGCCGTCTTCGGCGGCGAGCACAGCGCGCACTACTACTTCCGCGACTTCTGGTTCGCCGACACCGGCATGCTGGCGGCGATGCACGTGCTGGCCGCGCTCGGCGAGAGCGACGCACCGCTCAGCGAGGTGATGGCCCCCTACAGCCGCTACCCGGCCTCCGGGGAGATCAACTCCGAGGTCGCCGATGCCGCCGCGGTCGCTGCCGCGGTCCGGTCGGCCCACGAGGGTGACGAAGGGGTGCGGATCGAGGAGGTCGACGGCCTCACGGTCCGTCACGACGGCGGTGCCGACAGCGCCATGTGGTGGTTCAACCTGCGGCCGAGCAACACCGAGCCGCTGCTGCGCCTCAACGTCGAGGCCGGCGACGACGAGACGATGGCGCGGGTGCGTGACGACGTGCTCGCCCTGATCCGGAAGGCCTGA
- a CDS encoding mycothione reductase, with protein MPHHDIVIIGSGSGNSLVTRRLAERDVAIIEGGPHFGGTCLNVGCIPTKMFVLPADRADEAAHNDRLGIATTFDGADWPAIRDRIFGRIDPIAASGEEYRRDGERTTLYRGHARFVGERSLVVDLPEGPVEVTGDQVVVAAGAHAVLPPAIAASSVPVHTSDTIMRLPALPERLLIVGGGFIAAEMAHVFGSLGTRVTLAVRGDGMLRHHETEVHQAVDAAAADAWDLRTGVEVTGLEQGDAGVVASLSDGSTVTVDEVLVAVGRAPSTEGLGCDAAGIDLHPDGRVVVDGHGRTTADGVWALGDVCSPEQLKHVANQQARVVAHNLAHPDDLRSFRLDAVPSAVFTHPQVAAVGMTTAQAQEAGHDVVRYVQDYGATAYGWALEDETSRCVLVGDRRTGALLGAHLVGPQASVIIQPLIQAMSLGTPLTEVARGQYWIHPALTEVAENAILGLLEQMDPHVSESLPS; from the coding sequence ATGCCGCACCACGACATCGTCATCATCGGCTCCGGCTCGGGCAACAGCCTGGTCACCCGGCGCCTGGCCGAGCGGGACGTCGCGATCATCGAGGGCGGCCCGCACTTCGGCGGGACCTGCCTCAACGTCGGCTGCATCCCCACGAAGATGTTCGTGCTCCCGGCCGACCGGGCCGACGAGGCGGCCCACAACGACCGCCTCGGCATCGCCACCACCTTCGACGGCGCCGACTGGCCGGCGATCCGGGACCGCATCTTCGGCCGGATCGACCCGATCGCGGCGTCCGGGGAGGAGTACCGCCGCGACGGCGAACGCACCACCCTCTACCGGGGGCACGCCCGCTTCGTCGGGGAGCGGTCCCTGGTCGTCGACCTGCCCGAGGGCCCGGTCGAGGTCACCGGTGACCAGGTCGTCGTCGCCGCCGGCGCCCACGCCGTGCTGCCCCCGGCGATCGCCGCCTCGTCGGTCCCGGTGCACACCTCGGACACGATCATGCGCCTTCCCGCGCTGCCGGAGCGGCTGCTGATCGTCGGTGGCGGCTTCATCGCCGCCGAGATGGCGCACGTCTTCGGCTCCCTCGGCACCCGGGTGACGCTCGCGGTGCGTGGTGACGGGATGCTCCGTCACCACGAGACCGAGGTGCACCAGGCCGTCGACGCCGCCGCCGCCGACGCCTGGGACCTGCGCACCGGGGTGGAGGTCACCGGGCTCGAGCAGGGCGACGCCGGCGTCGTGGCCTCGCTCAGCGACGGCAGCACCGTGACGGTGGACGAGGTGCTCGTGGCGGTCGGGCGCGCGCCCAGCACCGAGGGGCTGGGCTGCGACGCCGCCGGGATCGACCTGCACCCCGACGGCCGGGTCGTCGTCGACGGCCACGGGCGCACCACCGCCGACGGGGTGTGGGCGCTGGGCGACGTCTGCTCGCCGGAGCAGCTCAAGCACGTGGCCAACCAGCAGGCCCGGGTGGTCGCGCACAACCTCGCCCACCCCGACGACCTGCGCTCCTTCCGGCTGGACGCGGTCCCCTCGGCGGTCTTCACCCACCCCCAGGTCGCCGCGGTGGGCATGACCACGGCCCAGGCGCAGGAGGCCGGCCACGACGTCGTCCGGTACGTCCAGGACTACGGTGCCACCGCTTACGGCTGGGCGCTGGAGGACGAGACCAGCCGGTGCGTGCTCGTCGGCGACCGGCGCACCGGAGCGCTGCTCGGCGCGCACCTGGTGGGCCCCCAGGCCTCGGTGATCATCCAGCCGCTGATCCAGGCGATGTCGCTGGGCACCCCGCTGACCGAGGTGGCCCGTGGCCAGTACTGGATCCACCCGGCGCTGACCGAGGTGGCCGAGAACGCGATCCTCGGGCTGCTGGAGCAGATGGACCCGCACGTGTCCGAGAGCCTGCCGTCCTGA
- the mtrA gene encoding MtrAB system response regulator MtrA, which produces MKGRVLVVDDDQALAEMLGIVLRKEGLEVSHVGDGSQALDTFHQARPDLVLLDVMLPGLDGIEICRRIRAESGVPIVMLTARTDTVDVVVGLEAGADDYILKPFKPQELIARLRARLRRGDDPEPERLTIGDLTIDVAGHSVMRGQEPLALTPLEFDLLVALARKPWQVFSREVLLEQVWGYRHAGDTRLVNVHVQRLRSKIEHDPEHPEIVVTVRGVGYKAGSA; this is translated from the coding sequence GTGAAGGGACGCGTCCTCGTCGTCGACGACGACCAGGCACTGGCCGAGATGCTCGGGATCGTGCTGCGCAAGGAGGGGCTGGAGGTCTCGCACGTCGGCGACGGCTCGCAGGCCCTGGACACCTTCCACCAGGCCCGCCCGGACCTCGTCCTGCTGGACGTCATGCTGCCCGGCCTGGACGGCATCGAGATCTGCCGCCGGATCCGCGCCGAGTCCGGGGTCCCGATCGTCATGCTCACCGCCCGCACCGACACCGTCGACGTCGTCGTCGGTCTGGAGGCCGGCGCCGACGACTACATCCTCAAGCCCTTCAAGCCGCAGGAGCTCATCGCCCGGCTGCGCGCCCGGCTGCGCCGCGGCGACGACCCCGAGCCGGAGCGGCTGACCATCGGCGACCTGACCATCGACGTCGCCGGCCACTCGGTGATGCGCGGCCAGGAGCCGCTGGCGCTCACCCCGCTGGAGTTCGACCTGCTCGTGGCGCTCGCCCGCAAGCCCTGGCAGGTCTTCAGCCGCGAGGTGCTGCTGGAGCAGGTGTGGGGCTACCGGCACGCCGGCGACACCCGCCTGGTCAACGTCCACGTGCAGCGGCTGCGCAGCAAGATCGAGCACGACCCGGAGCACCCGGAGATCGTCGTCACGGTGCGCGGCGTCGGGTACAAGGCCGGGTCCGCCTGA
- a CDS encoding DUF808 domain-containing protein → MSGGLFALLDDIAALARLAAASVDDVAAAAGRASAKSAGVVVDDTAVTPQYLEGVKPDRELPMIRKIATGSIRNKLLFILPAALLLSQFLPWIIEPILMIGGSYLCYEGAEKIWEKVSGHEGGHAEPVAAQGEGAAAQEERVTSNAIRTDFILSAEIMVIALKEVADEGFVSRAVILAVVAVLITAVVYGVVAAIVKMDDIGLRLAEKESTESLGRGLVKAMPKVLAAISVIGTVAMLWVGGHIILVGLEETGWLPQPYEWVHHLEEGVAEATGALGWVLGWLTNTFFSFLLGLAWGAVIVAVMHVLPIGRGDDGEHDGGEHDEAGTARAG, encoded by the coding sequence ATGAGCGGCGGTCTCTTCGCGCTGCTCGACGACATCGCGGCGCTCGCCCGGCTGGCCGCCGCCAGCGTCGACGACGTCGCCGCGGCCGCCGGCCGGGCCAGCGCCAAGTCCGCCGGGGTCGTCGTCGACGACACCGCGGTCACCCCCCAGTACCTCGAAGGGGTGAAGCCGGACCGCGAGCTGCCGATGATCCGGAAGATCGCCACGGGCAGCATCCGCAACAAGCTGCTCTTCATCCTCCCGGCGGCGCTGCTGCTGAGCCAGTTCCTGCCCTGGATCATCGAGCCGATCCTCATGATCGGTGGCTCCTACCTCTGCTACGAGGGCGCGGAGAAGATCTGGGAGAAGGTCTCCGGGCACGAGGGCGGCCACGCCGAGCCGGTCGCCGCGCAGGGGGAGGGCGCCGCCGCCCAGGAGGAGCGGGTCACCTCCAACGCGATCCGCACCGACTTCATCCTCTCCGCCGAGATCATGGTGATCGCGCTCAAGGAGGTCGCCGACGAGGGCTTCGTCTCGCGGGCGGTCATCCTCGCCGTGGTCGCCGTGCTCATCACCGCGGTCGTCTACGGGGTCGTCGCGGCCATCGTCAAGATGGACGACATCGGGCTGCGCCTGGCCGAGAAGGAGTCCACCGAGAGCCTCGGGCGCGGGCTGGTCAAGGCCATGCCCAAGGTGCTCGCGGCGATCTCGGTGATCGGCACCGTCGCCATGCTCTGGGTCGGCGGCCACATCATCCTCGTGGGACTGGAGGAGACCGGCTGGCTGCCGCAGCCCTACGAGTGGGTGCACCACCTCGAGGAAGGGGTGGCCGAGGCCACCGGTGCCCTCGGCTGGGTGCTCGGGTGGCTCACCAACACCTTCTTCTCCTTCCTCCTCGGCCTCGCCTGGGGCGCGGTCATCGTCGCGGTGATGCACGTGCTGCCGATCGGTCGTGGCGACGACGGGGAGCACGACGGCGGCGAGCACGACGAGGCCGGGACCGCCCGGGCCGGCTGA
- a CDS encoding SIS domain-containing protein: MTPLDESRLDDPRQRAAIDRTDMLRALATAGAQVRRAGSVAREAGVADGRVTGGERPRAVHLAAVGASDGVAGLLQLVLGRTGAVPLSLGGSGPLPGWVGPLDLVVAVSLSGTASGPLGQAREAARRGAHLLTVGAAGGPLAEAAADARGTHVPLDPTTVAGHSRTALWGLATPVLLAVADAGLATLPGGLLDRVADRLDGQAQACRPDADSVVNPAKSLAADLAEIVPLTLGDGEVTGVAARRASTMLARTARTPGAWGWLPDEAAPVLACLDGPMAGSGTAPDGGRDIFADPYLDEPVGTPVGLLLLRDPVPGPEADEGERARHNRAQSVRERAAATGTRVIEQHAEPGHALERVAGLTALVDLASVYLGIGHSLDPAAPLPPLD; this comes from the coding sequence ATGACCCCTCTCGACGAGAGCCGGCTGGACGACCCCCGGCAGCGTGCGGCGATCGACCGCACGGACATGCTGCGTGCCCTGGCCACCGCGGGTGCCCAGGTGCGCCGGGCGGGCTCGGTCGCCCGCGAGGCCGGCGTCGCCGACGGACGGGTCACCGGCGGGGAGCGGCCCCGGGCGGTGCACCTCGCCGCCGTCGGCGCCTCGGACGGGGTGGCCGGTCTGCTGCAGCTGGTGCTGGGCCGGACCGGTGCCGTGCCGCTCTCCCTCGGCGGCAGCGGTCCGCTGCCCGGCTGGGTGGGTCCGCTCGACCTGGTCGTCGCGGTCTCCCTCTCCGGCACGGCCTCCGGACCGCTCGGCCAGGCCCGTGAGGCCGCCCGTCGCGGGGCCCACCTGCTCACCGTGGGGGCGGCCGGCGGCCCGCTGGCCGAGGCGGCCGCGGACGCGCGCGGCACCCATGTGCCCCTCGACCCGACCACCGTGGCCGGGCACTCCCGCACCGCGCTCTGGGGGCTGGCGACGCCGGTCCTGCTCGCGGTCGCCGACGCCGGGCTGGCGACGTTGCCCGGGGGGCTGCTCGACCGGGTCGCCGACCGCCTGGACGGGCAGGCGCAGGCCTGCCGCCCGGACGCCGACAGCGTCGTCAACCCGGCGAAGTCGCTGGCCGCCGACCTGGCCGAGATCGTCCCGCTGACCCTGGGCGACGGCGAGGTGACCGGGGTGGCCGCACGCCGGGCCAGCACCATGCTGGCGCGCACCGCACGCACGCCCGGCGCCTGGGGCTGGCTGCCGGACGAGGCGGCCCCCGTGCTGGCCTGCCTCGACGGTCCGATGGCCGGCTCCGGGACCGCTCCGGACGGCGGCCGGGACATCTTCGCCGACCCCTACCTCGACGAGCCCGTCGGCACCCCGGTGGGTCTGCTGCTGCTGCGCGACCCGGTGCCGGGGCCCGAGGCGGACGAGGGGGAGCGCGCCCGGCACAACCGGGCCCAGAGCGTGCGTGAGCGCGCCGCCGCCACCGGCACCCGGGTCATCGAGCAGCACGCGGAGCCCGGGCACGCCCTGGAACGGGTGGCCGGGCTCACCGCTCTGGTCGACCTGGCCAGCGTGTACCTCGGGATCGGTCACAGCCTCGACCCGGCGGCGCCGCTGCCGCCGCTCGACTGA
- a CDS encoding Trm112 family protein: MSGTTIDPWLREILRCPACRSQLRDQDGGSGPELACTGESCGLVYRVEDGIPVLLVDEARRPG, encoded by the coding sequence ATGAGCGGAACGACCATCGACCCCTGGCTGCGCGAGATCCTGCGCTGCCCGGCCTGCCGGTCGCAGCTGCGCGACCAGGACGGCGGGTCCGGCCCCGAGCTGGCCTGCACCGGGGAGAGCTGCGGCCTGGTCTACCGGGTCGAGGACGGGATCCCGGTGCTGCTCGTGGACGAGGCCCGGCGCCCGGGCTGA
- the ahcY gene encoding adenosylhomocysteinase, translating into MSFDYKVADLGLAEAGRHQIRLAEHEMPGLMSLREEFGASQPLAGAKIAGSLHMTVQTAVLIETLTALGAEVRWASCNIYSTQDEAAAAVVVGPNGSADDLQGVPVFAWKGETLEEYWSCTEQILTWPGNDGPNMILDDGGDATMLVLKGRQWEEAGQVPPTTEDDAEEFTVFKALVRRTMESDPTKWTEIAKQIKGVTEETTTGVHRLYQLAEAGELIFPAINVNDSVTKSKFDNKYGCRHSLIDGLNRATDVLIGGKVAVVCGYGDVGKGCVESLAGQGARVIVTEIDPICALQASMEGYQVARLEDVVGQGDIFVTTTGCYDVITAEHMAQMKNKAIVANIGHFDNEIDMAGLARTEGITKTEIKPQVHEWTYPDGRSIIVLSEGRLMNLGNATGHPSFVMSNSFANQTIAQIEIFTKTDEYANEVYTLPKHLDEKVARLHLDALGVELTELSKAQAEYLGVDVAGPYKPEHYRY; encoded by the coding sequence GTGTCCTTCGACTACAAGGTCGCCGACCTGGGCCTCGCCGAGGCCGGCCGCCACCAGATCCGTCTGGCCGAGCACGAGATGCCGGGCCTGATGAGCCTGCGCGAGGAGTTCGGTGCCTCGCAGCCGCTGGCCGGGGCGAAGATCGCCGGCTCGCTGCACATGACCGTGCAGACCGCCGTCCTCATCGAGACCCTCACCGCGCTCGGCGCCGAGGTCCGCTGGGCCTCCTGCAACATCTACTCCACCCAGGACGAGGCCGCCGCCGCGGTCGTCGTCGGCCCGAACGGCAGCGCCGACGACCTGCAGGGCGTCCCGGTCTTCGCCTGGAAGGGCGAGACCCTCGAGGAGTACTGGAGCTGCACCGAGCAGATCCTCACCTGGCCCGGCAACGACGGGCCGAACATGATCCTCGACGACGGCGGCGACGCCACCATGCTCGTGCTCAAGGGCCGGCAGTGGGAGGAGGCCGGGCAGGTCCCGCCGACCACCGAGGACGACGCCGAGGAGTTCACCGTCTTCAAGGCGCTGGTGCGCCGCACCATGGAGTCCGACCCGACGAAGTGGACCGAGATCGCCAAGCAGATCAAGGGCGTCACCGAGGAGACCACCACCGGTGTGCACCGGCTCTACCAGCTGGCCGAGGCCGGCGAGCTGATCTTCCCGGCGATCAACGTCAACGACTCGGTCACCAAGAGCAAGTTCGACAACAAGTACGGCTGCCGGCACAGCCTGATCGACGGCCTCAACCGGGCCACCGACGTGCTCATCGGCGGCAAGGTCGCCGTGGTCTGCGGCTACGGCGACGTCGGCAAGGGCTGCGTGGAGAGCCTCGCCGGCCAGGGCGCCCGGGTGATCGTCACCGAGATCGACCCGATCTGCGCGCTGCAGGCCTCGATGGAGGGCTACCAGGTCGCCCGCCTCGAGGACGTCGTCGGCCAGGGCGACATCTTCGTCACCACCACCGGCTGCTACGACGTCATCACCGCCGAGCACATGGCGCAGATGAAGAACAAGGCGATCGTCGCCAACATCGGCCACTTCGACAACGAGATCGACATGGCCGGGCTGGCCCGCACCGAGGGCATCACCAAGACCGAGATCAAGCCGCAGGTCCACGAGTGGACCTACCCCGACGGCCGCTCGATCATCGTGCTGTCCGAGGGCCGCCTGATGAACCTCGGCAACGCGACCGGTCACCCCAGCTTCGTGATGAGCAACTCCTTCGCGAACCAGACCATCGCGCAGATCGAGATCTTCACCAAGACCGACGAGTACGCCAACGAGGTCTACACCCTGCCCAAGCACCTCGACGAGAAGGTGGCCCGGCTGCACCTCGACGCCCTCGGCGTCGAGCTGACCGAGCTGAGCAAGGCGCAGGCCGAGTACCTCGGGGTGGACGTGGCCGGTCCGTACAAGCCGGAGCACTACCGCTACTGA